The proteins below come from a single Aegilops tauschii subsp. strangulata cultivar AL8/78 chromosome 6, Aet v6.0, whole genome shotgun sequence genomic window:
- the LOC109747687 gene encoding uncharacterized protein has translation MWGYLRALFCKMRKHVHMGKRKLLLGAHLLVRRRNKSLSRSVANFLSHHHGHHRGRREYEFSCSGSLDLGSFSMHCRVPASSSPGALMMREELAIGEECKSAGMPPLVPGAVDGGFSVRVSNFPSDEVDGDQLGLGEAVDDEAEEFIARFYAQLRR, from the exons ATGTGGGGCTACCTGCGGGCGCTCTTCTGCAAGATGCGCAAGCA TGTGCACATGGGCAAGCGCAAGCTGCTCCTCGGCGCGCACCTCCTCGTGAGGCGCCGCAACAAGTCCCTCTCACGCTCCGTTGCCAACTTCCTCTCCCACCACCACGGGCaccacagaggccgccgcgagtACGAGTTCTCTTGCAGTGGCAGCCTTGACCTGGGCTCCTTCTCCATGCACTGTCGCGTCCCCGCGTCGTCGTCGCCTGGGGCGCTGATGATGCGTGAGGAGCTCGCGATTGGGGAGGAATGCAAGTCTGCGGGGATGCCGCCGTTGGTGCCCGGCGCGGTCGACGGTGGGTTCTCGGTGCGGGTGTCCAACTTCCCGTCGGACGAGGTCGACGGGGACCAACTGGGTCTGGGCGAGGCCGTGGACGACGAGGCAGAGGAGTTCATCGCCCGCTTCTACGCCCAGCTGCGTCGGTAG